One Campylobacter sp. RM16192 genomic region harbors:
- a CDS encoding DUF523 domain-containing protein, with the protein MKEKILVSACLLGINCKYNGSSNQTKELERKFKHLALNYEILSVCPEELGGLATPREVAEINGEKVFTKSGKDVTEQFSKGAKICADLALKNGCKFAVLKSKSPSCGSEFIYDGTFSKTLKTGDGFTARALKQLGVKILDENFSLDDEINLII; encoded by the coding sequence GTGAAAGAGAAAATTTTAGTAAGTGCGTGCCTGCTTGGCATAAACTGCAAATACAACGGCTCAAGCAACCAAACAAAAGAGCTTGAGCGCAAATTTAAACATCTTGCTTTGAACTATGAAATTTTATCCGTCTGCCCCGAAGAGCTTGGCGGGCTTGCAACTCCAAGAGAGGTAGCTGAGATAAATGGAGAAAAAGTCTTTACAAAAAGCGGCAAAGACGTAACCGAGCAGTTTTCAAAAGGGGCTAAAATTTGTGCCGATCTAGCCTTAAAAAATGGCTGCAAATTCGCCGTTTTAAAATCTAAAAGCCCAAGTTGCGGAAGCGAATTTATATACGACGGGACATTTAGCAAAACTCTTAAAACAGGCGATGGCTTTACGGCAAGAGCTCTAAAGCAACTCGGTGTAAAAATTTTAGATGAAAATTTCAGTTTAGATGATGAAATAAATTTAATCATCTAG
- the thrS gene encoding threonine--tRNA ligase — translation MSDIIAYKLNGEIVDTQSIGDNVNSAEPVYFDNSKDALNVIRHSCAHLMAEAIKSIYPQAKFFVGPAIEDGFYYDFRVDETGTKLGEADLEAVEAKMKELVEAKKDIVKTCFSKKEISERFKDDDLKQEVLKRIPDGPVSMYSQGIFEDICRGPHVPNTKFLRFFKLTRVAGAYLGGDETREMLNRIYGTAYAEKESLKEHIRVIEEAKKRDHRKLGTEMKLFTFDDEIGGGLPLWLPNGGRLRSKLEQILFRAHRERGYEPVRGPEILKADAWKKSGHYVNYKENMYFTVIDEQEYGIKPMNCVGHIKVYQDEIRSYRDLPLKFFEYGVVHRHEKSGVLHGLFRVREFTQDDAHIFCMPSQIKENILEILSFVDNIMQNFGFEYEMEISTKPAKAIGDDAIWEVATQALKDALDENGFKYGIDEGGGAFYGPKIDIKITDALKRKWQCGTIQVDFNLPERFELGYIDSNNERQRPVMLHRALLGSFERFIGILIEHTSGELPFFVAPTQVVVVPISDAHLDYAKEIAQELRRIGVDSEISGKNESLNKRIRSAEKQRVPMIIVLGDNEVVNRTVALRDRRSREQKDMKLDEFTNLLKEKLSEVHF, via the coding sequence ATGAGCGATATAATCGCATACAAACTAAACGGAGAGATAGTTGATACACAAAGTATTGGAGATAATGTAAATTCAGCCGAGCCTGTGTATTTTGATAATTCAAAAGATGCTCTAAATGTCATTCGCCACAGCTGCGCACACCTTATGGCAGAGGCGATCAAGAGCATTTACCCTCAAGCAAAATTTTTCGTAGGGCCTGCGATAGAGGATGGATTTTACTACGATTTTAGAGTTGATGAGACTGGAACCAAGCTTGGCGAAGCTGATTTGGAGGCTGTCGAAGCTAAGATGAAAGAGCTGGTTGAGGCAAAAAAAGATATAGTTAAAACCTGTTTTTCAAAAAAAGAGATAAGCGAGAGATTTAAGGATGATGATCTCAAACAAGAGGTTTTAAAGCGCATTCCTGACGGGCCTGTAAGCATGTATTCGCAAGGAATTTTTGAAGATATCTGCCGCGGACCACACGTGCCAAATACTAAATTTTTAAGATTTTTCAAACTTACTCGCGTAGCAGGAGCCTATCTTGGCGGCGATGAAACACGCGAAATGCTAAACAGAATTTACGGCACGGCATACGCTGAAAAAGAGAGCTTAAAAGAGCATATAAGAGTTATTGAAGAGGCTAAAAAGCGCGATCACCGCAAGCTTGGAACCGAGATGAAACTCTTTACGTTTGATGATGAGATCGGAGGCGGACTTCCGCTATGGCTACCAAACGGCGGAAGATTAAGAAGCAAGCTAGAGCAAATTTTATTCAGAGCTCACAGAGAGCGCGGATATGAGCCTGTGCGAGGTCCTGAAATTTTAAAAGCAGACGCTTGGAAAAAGAGCGGACACTACGTAAACTACAAAGAAAATATGTATTTTACAGTTATCGACGAGCAAGAATACGGCATAAAGCCGATGAACTGCGTCGGACACATCAAAGTATATCAAGACGAAATTCGCTCTTACCGCGACTTGCCACTTAAGTTTTTTGAATACGGCGTAGTGCATCGCCATGAAAAAAGCGGCGTTTTGCACGGACTTTTCAGAGTTCGCGAATTTACGCAAGATGATGCACATATATTTTGTATGCCAAGCCAGATAAAAGAAAATATCCTTGAAATTTTAAGCTTTGTAGATAACATCATGCAAAATTTCGGCTTTGAATACGAAATGGAAATTTCAACAAAGCCAGCTAAAGCGATCGGCGATGACGCCATCTGGGAGGTCGCAACTCAAGCGCTTAAAGACGCTCTTGATGAAAACGGATTTAAATACGGTATCGACGAAGGCGGCGGAGCGTTTTATGGACCAAAGATAGACATCAAGATAACAGACGCGCTTAAACGCAAATGGCAGTGCGGAACGATTCAGGTTGATTTTAACCTACCTGAGAGGTTTGAACTTGGCTACATCGACAGCAACAACGAGCGCCAACGCCCTGTAATGCTTCACCGCGCACTACTTGGAAGCTTTGAGAGATTTATAGGAATTTTGATAGAGCATACAAGCGGAGAGTTGCCGTTTTTCGTAGCGCCTACGCAGGTTGTGGTCGTGCCAATTAGCGACGCACACTTAGACTACGCAAAAGAGATAGCACAAGAGCTTAGAAGAATAGGCGTTGATAGCGAAATTTCAGGCAAAAACGAAAGCCTAAACAAACGCATTAGAAGTGCTGAAAAACAACGCGTACCTATGATCATAGTACTTGGCGACAACGAAGTGGTAAACCGCACGGTAGCGCTAAGAGATCGCAGAAGTAGAGAGCAAAAAGATATGAAACTAGACGAATTTACCAATTTATTAAAGGAGAAACTGAGTGAGGTACATTTTTGA
- the infC gene encoding translation initiation factor IF-3, with protein MSKEEVLLNEDIRASEVRCVGDDGTSYGVISRDEALKIAEKQGLDLVLIAPDAKPPVCKIMDYGKFRYQQEKKQKEAKKKQKVIDVKEIKLSVKIAQNDINYKVKHALEFLEEGKHVKFRVFLKGREMATPEAGVVMLEKVWEMIKEAGNRDKEPMIEGRYVNMLVTPKKG; from the coding sequence TTGAGTAAAGAAGAAGTATTGCTCAACGAAGATATAAGAGCGAGTGAAGTAAGATGTGTCGGTGATGACGGCACAAGCTATGGCGTTATCTCAAGAGATGAGGCTTTAAAAATCGCTGAAAAACAAGGGCTTGATCTAGTTTTGATCGCGCCTGATGCAAAGCCACCTGTTTGCAAAATCATGGACTACGGAAAATTCCGTTACCAACAAGAAAAAAAGCAAAAAGAGGCTAAGAAAAAGCAAAAAGTTATCGATGTTAAGGAGATAAAACTATCGGTAAAAATAGCTCAAAATGACATAAACTACAAAGTAAAACATGCGCTTGAGTTCCTTGAAGAGGGCAAGCACGTGAAATTTAGAGTGTTTCTAAAAGGTCGCGAGATGGCAACTCCAGAAGCCGGTGTCGTCATGCTTGAAAAAGTTTGGGAGATGATTAAAGAAGCAGGTAATAGAGATAAAGAGCCGATGATAGAGGGCCGCTATGTCAATATGCTTGTAACACCAAAAAAAGGTTAA
- a CDS encoding isoprenylcysteine carboxyl methyltransferase family protein produces the protein MDYSVVIIVVVIFIIRLAFLKVSKQNEQAILANGGREYGVQNSKRLTILHILFYFSCLVEAVLRRAELDIQGLLGCVLVAFALVMLYVVTQLLKGIWTVKLMIANEHKFNDHWLFRVVKHPNYFLNIVPELIGLALLCHALYSAVFILPFYAFVLYKRIEEENRLIAEVIIPNSKI, from the coding sequence ATGGATTATAGTGTTGTTATTATCGTTGTCGTGATATTTATCATAAGGCTCGCGTTTCTTAAAGTTTCAAAGCAAAACGAGCAGGCGATACTTGCAAATGGCGGCAGAGAGTATGGAGTGCAAAACTCAAAAAGACTTACAATCTTGCATATATTATTTTATTTTTCATGCCTTGTTGAAGCTGTTTTAAGGCGAGCTGAGCTTGATATACAAGGGCTTTTAGGATGTGTGCTTGTGGCGTTTGCTTTAGTTATGTTATATGTAGTTACGCAGCTTTTAAAAGGAATTTGGACAGTTAAGCTCATGATAGCAAACGAGCATAAATTTAACGACCACTGGCTTTTTAGAGTTGTTAAACATCCAAATTATTTCTTAAATATCGTGCCTGAGCTTATCGGACTTGCTCTGCTTTGTCATGCACTTTATTCGGCTGTGTTTATCTTGCCGTTTTATGCGTTTGTACTTTATAAGAGGATAGAGGAAGAAAATCGCCTGATAGCCGAAGTTATCATTCCAAATAGTAAAATTTAG
- the rpmI gene encoding 50S ribosomal protein L35, which yields MPKMKSVRGAAKRFKVGKNKIKRGSAFRSHILTKKSRNRKRDLRSPQYVDSTNVASVRSMLCM from the coding sequence ATGCCTAAAATGAAGTCAGTTCGTGGTGCTGCTAAACGTTTTAAAGTGGGTAAAAATAAGATTAAAAGAGGCTCAGCATTTAGAAGCCACATTTTAACTAAAAAATCTCGCAACAGAAAAAGAGATTTAAGAAGCCCTCAATACGTTGATAGCACGAATGTTGCAAGCGTTAGATCAATGCTTTGCATGTAA
- the rplT gene encoding 50S ribosomal protein L20, whose protein sequence is MARVKTGVVRRRRHKKVLKLARGFYSGRRKHFRKAKEQLERSLVYAYRDRRAKKRDFRRLWIVRINAACRLNDISYSRFINGLKKANIELDRKILADMAMNDPKAFAQIASQAKAALK, encoded by the coding sequence ATGGCAAGAGTAAAAACAGGCGTAGTTAGAAGAAGACGCCATAAAAAGGTATTGAAGCTAGCTCGTGGCTTTTACAGCGGTAGACGCAAACACTTTAGAAAAGCTAAAGAGCAGTTAGAAAGAAGTTTAGTATATGCTTACAGAGACAGACGCGCGAAAAAACGCGACTTTAGACGTCTTTGGATAGTTAGAATCAACGCTGCTTGCAGACTAAATGATATCAGCTATTCACGCTTTATAAACGGTCTTAAGAAAGCAAATATCGAATTAGATAGAAAAATTTTAGCCGATATGGCTATGAATGACCCAAAAGCTTTTGCACAAATTGCTTCACAAGCAAAGGCTGCTTTAAAATAA
- the dapF gene encoding diaminopimelate epimerase encodes MRVSKYNASGNDFVIFHTFVSEDRSELAKRLCDRFNGIGADGFIVLLPFENGIKWEFYNNDGSYAAMCGNGSRVALLYAVTNKLTNANNITLATGAGSVRGSVSGDMVEVELTSPVKLADKFSEEGREWYFYDTGVPHLVSFCEDLSEFDLNLARKMRQNRNANVNFAKVEGGNLLVRTYERGVEAETNACGTGMAACFYAGVKNLGLKEQISVFPKSGEELGLRLNDEKIFFKGKVRHCFDANFME; translated from the coding sequence ATGAGAGTATCAAAGTATAACGCAAGCGGCAATGATTTTGTTATATTTCACACTTTTGTTAGTGAGGATCGAAGCGAGTTAGCTAAAAGACTTTGCGATAGATTTAACGGCATAGGAGCTGATGGGTTTATCGTGCTACTTCCTTTTGAAAACGGCATAAAATGGGAGTTTTATAACAACGATGGAAGTTATGCGGCAATGTGTGGTAACGGCTCTCGTGTGGCGCTTTTATATGCCGTTACTAACAAACTAACTAACGCAAATAATATAACGCTAGCCACAGGCGCAGGAAGCGTTAGAGGTAGCGTAAGCGGCGATATGGTGGAGGTTGAACTAACAAGTCCGGTTAAGTTAGCGGATAAATTTAGTGAGGAAGGGCGAGAGTGGTACTTTTATGATACGGGTGTGCCGCATCTTGTTAGTTTTTGTGAGGATTTGAGTGAATTTGATCTAAATTTAGCTCGTAAAATGCGTCAAAACCGTAATGCAAACGTAAATTTTGCCAAAGTTGAGGGCGGAAATTTACTTGTTAGAACCTATGAGCGCGGAGTTGAGGCTGAGACAAATGCTTGCGGAACCGGTATGGCAGCATGCTTTTATGCCGGAGTTAAAAATTTGGGTTTAAAAGAGCAAATTTCTGTCTTTCCAAAGAGTGGTGAAGAGCTTGGTTTAAGACTTAATGATGAAAAGATATTTTTTAAAGGCAAGGTAAGACACTGCTTTGATGCGAATTTTATGGAGTAA
- the coaE gene encoding dephospho-CoA kinase (Dephospho-CoA kinase (CoaE) performs the final step in coenzyme A biosynthesis.) — protein MMKFSNAFVITGTIGSGKSTFLNLLRMHGFEVIDADTISHDELEACKDEVIGKFGEEILYQGKIDRKKLGAIVFNDKEALKWLENLLHPRINAKIYELCTKLEAKNLPYFVDIPLYFEGLGKAEFKQIIVVYAPTKTLIERVMKRNSLSYEEAKKRVELQMDIEIKREMADFVIDNSGNLRDLQAQTEEFLRNLKGRYESIKV, from the coding sequence TTGATGAAATTTAGCAATGCTTTTGTCATTACCGGCACAATCGGAAGCGGTAAAAGCACGTTTTTAAACCTTCTTAGGATGCACGGCTTTGAGGTGATCGATGCTGATACTATATCTCACGATGAGCTTGAAGCGTGCAAAGATGAGGTTATCGGGAAATTTGGCGAGGAAATTTTATATCAAGGCAAGATAGATCGAAAAAAGCTCGGCGCAATCGTATTTAATGATAAAGAGGCGCTTAAATGGCTTGAAAATTTGCTTCATCCAAGGATAAATGCAAAAATTTATGAGCTTTGCACGAAGCTTGAAGCTAAAAATTTGCCTTATTTTGTTGATATTCCGCTTTATTTTGAAGGGCTTGGTAAGGCTGAATTTAAGCAAATTATAGTTGTCTATGCGCCTACAAAAACACTTATAGAGCGTGTGATGAAGCGAAATAGCTTAAGCTATGAAGAGGCTAAAAAGCGAGTAGAGCTTCAAATGGATATAGAAATAAAGCGCGAAATGGCTGACTTTGTTATAGATAATAGCGGAAATTTAAGAGATTTACAGGCGCAAACTGAGGAGTTTTTAAGAAATTTGAAAGGCAGATATGAGAGTATCAAAGTATAA
- the purM gene encoding phosphoribosylformylglycinamidine cyclo-ligase: MISYKDAGVDIDAGNSFVEEIKPYVKSTFTPLVLGGIGSFSGAIKLPSGYKNPAILGATDGVGTKLRLAIDANKFDTVGQDLVAMCVNDLICNFATPLFFLDYYATAKLDINSAVTVVKGIAEGCKLAQCALIGGETAEMPSMYEGKDFDLAGFAVGMAEIDEIDRSKFVKEGNVLIALPSSGLHSNGFSLARRVVSELGLKFDDKIEGKALIDVLLEPTRIYVSDFLRLKDKINALAHITGGGLVENLPRVFPEGLGAKIEKSAIKTPEIFKIIAQKVNEEEMMRTFNMGVGLVLVVSKDKVDSVLADSDGYIIGEVVKGKGVELV, from the coding sequence ATGATAAGCTACAAAGACGCTGGAGTGGATATAGATGCTGGAAACAGCTTTGTTGAGGAGATCAAACCATACGTAAAATCAACCTTTACTCCGCTAGTCTTAGGCGGTATCGGGTCATTTTCAGGCGCTATAAAACTACCAAGTGGATATAAAAATCCTGCCATTTTAGGCGCAACCGATGGAGTTGGAACCAAGCTTCGCCTCGCAATAGACGCAAACAAATTTGATACAGTTGGTCAAGATCTCGTGGCAATGTGCGTAAACGACCTTATCTGCAACTTCGCTACTCCGCTTTTTTTCCTAGACTACTACGCAACGGCAAAACTTGATATAAATAGCGCAGTAACCGTAGTTAAAGGCATCGCTGAAGGCTGCAAGTTAGCTCAGTGCGCACTTATCGGGGGCGAAACTGCCGAGATGCCATCCATGTATGAAGGCAAAGACTTTGATCTAGCCGGCTTTGCGGTAGGCATGGCGGAGATAGATGAGATAGATAGAAGCAAATTCGTAAAAGAAGGCAACGTGCTAATAGCGCTTCCAAGCAGCGGGCTTCACTCTAACGGATTTTCTTTGGCGCGAAGAGTGGTAAGCGAACTGGGGCTTAAATTTGACGACAAGATAGAAGGCAAAGCGCTTATAGATGTGTTGCTTGAGCCAACCAGAATTTATGTGAGCGACTTTTTACGCCTAAAAGACAAGATAAATGCTCTTGCTCACATTACAGGTGGCGGACTGGTCGAGAATTTACCTCGTGTATTTCCTGAAGGACTTGGTGCAAAGATAGAAAAATCAGCCATCAAAACGCCTGAAATTTTTAAAATCATCGCTCAAAAAGTAAACGAAGAAGAGATGATGAGAACTTTTAATATGGGCGTTGGCTTGGTGCTTGTAGTTAGCAAAGATAAGGTTGATAGCGTACTGGCTGATTCTGATGGCTACATAATCGGAGAAGTTGTTAAAGGTAAAGGTGTAGAGTTAGTTTAA
- a CDS encoding alanine/glycine:cation symporter family protein → MEILTDIISKLNSFLWGPYFLIALLCGTGFYFTIKLKFIQIFKFKMGMKNLFCNFSLHGDAAGKDGMSSFQAVATAIAAQVGTGNLVGATTALVMGGPGAIFWMWCAAFLGMATNFAEICLAQIYKTKDESGHTIGGPAFYISKGLGGKLGKFLAMFFSLAIILALGFMGNMVQANSISDGFFGAFGIPKWISGLFLAIICALIFIGGIKAIARVAEKIVPVMAIMYVIIGLVIIFFNISEIPGVISLIFRAAFDPSAAWGGATGATIAMAMRYGIARGLFSNEAGMGSTPHAHAVANVKHPIDQAVLGIMSVFVDTFIVLNITVFVVLSSNVIEFENGKAVITGIALVQEAFSSHILGRAGGYGFVAICLFFFAFTTIIGWYYFAEINVRYLFGPKFVRVSQIFVVGFVFIGSVLKINLVWELADFFNGLMVLPNLIALLVLSPIVVKLVKDYDNKKEYVKEDYIK, encoded by the coding sequence ATGGAAATTTTAACAGATATTATAAGTAAACTTAACTCATTTCTTTGGGGTCCTTATTTTTTGATCGCCTTGCTTTGCGGAACTGGATTTTATTTTACGATTAAGCTTAAATTTATTCAAATTTTTAAATTTAAAATGGGCATGAAAAATCTCTTTTGTAATTTTTCTTTGCATGGTGATGCCGCAGGAAAAGATGGTATGAGTTCATTTCAGGCGGTTGCTACTGCCATAGCGGCTCAGGTTGGTACGGGAAATTTAGTCGGCGCTACCACTGCACTTGTTATGGGCGGTCCCGGGGCTATATTTTGGATGTGGTGTGCGGCATTTTTAGGTATGGCGACAAATTTTGCCGAGATCTGTCTGGCTCAAATTTATAAAACCAAAGATGAAAGCGGTCACACCATAGGAGGTCCTGCTTTTTATATATCAAAAGGACTTGGCGGTAAATTAGGTAAGTTTTTAGCTATGTTCTTTTCTTTGGCTATCATTCTGGCACTTGGATTTATGGGAAATATGGTGCAAGCTAATTCTATATCTGACGGTTTTTTCGGAGCTTTTGGGATACCAAAATGGATTAGCGGACTCTTTTTGGCTATTATTTGTGCTCTTATTTTCATAGGTGGCATCAAAGCCATAGCAAGAGTTGCCGAAAAGATCGTTCCTGTAATGGCGATAATGTATGTTATAATAGGACTTGTAATAATATTTTTTAATATTAGCGAGATTCCTGGGGTAATATCTCTTATTTTTAGAGCCGCTTTTGATCCTTCTGCGGCTTGGGGCGGGGCTACTGGAGCTACTATCGCTATGGCTATGAGGTATGGAATAGCTAGAGGATTGTTTAGTAATGAGGCTGGTATGGGCTCAACTCCGCACGCACATGCCGTAGCTAACGTTAAGCACCCGATAGACCAAGCAGTATTAGGCATAATGTCGGTATTTGTGGACACATTTATAGTATTAAATATCACGGTTTTTGTTGTGCTTAGTTCAAATGTTATCGAATTTGAAAATGGTAAAGCTGTAATAACTGGAATCGCACTTGTTCAAGAGGCGTTTTCTTCTCATATTTTGGGTCGCGCCGGTGGATATGGATTTGTCGCTATTTGTCTATTTTTCTTTGCTTTTACAACGATAATTGGGTGGTATTATTTCGCAGAGATAAATGTCAGGTATCTGTTTGGTCCTAAATTTGTAAGAGTTTCTCAAATTTTTGTCGTTGGATTTGTATTTATAGGCAGTGTTCTTAAGATAAATTTAGTTTGGGAGCTTGCGGACTTTTTTAACGGGCTTATGGTTTTACCTAACCTGATTGCATTGTTGGTTCTTAGTCCTATAGTTGTTAAGCTCGTAAAAGATTATGACAATAAAAAAGAATATGTAAAAGAGGATTATATCAAGTAA
- a CDS encoding replication-associated recombination protein A, whose amino-acid sequence MFALKFRPKTLDEICGQAEIVEVFKKFIQNQKIPHSIFYGPAGCGKTSFARAVAGAMSYDFYEFDGGNLKIDEFRRILKNYENALNKPLFFIDEIHRLSKTQQEALLVPMENYNAIIIGASTENPYFTLSSGIRSRSMLFEFAPLKRADFEKLLSRVRNEVEFEIDDEACEYLFKSSGGDARGLLNLLEFALNLSPSITLENLKILRANAVSEGVSEDDTHYHLASAFIKSIRGSDENASIYYLARLIDAGESADFIARRMVIFASEDVGNANPNALNLATNTLLAVSKIGYPEARIILSQCAIYLACSPKSNSSYKAINSALKYVKTEATLKIPLYLINTAPEARDYLYPHSFGGWVEQKYLEEPLKFYKSNGIGFEKTLEEWLEKLKHKINSK is encoded by the coding sequence ATGTTTGCTTTAAAATTTCGCCCAAAAACCCTTGATGAAATTTGCGGACAGGCTGAGATCGTAGAGGTTTTTAAAAAATTTATCCAAAATCAAAAGATACCTCACAGTATATTTTACGGTCCTGCGGGTTGTGGTAAGACGAGCTTTGCTAGGGCTGTGGCTGGGGCGATGAGCTATGATTTTTACGAATTTGACGGCGGAAATTTAAAGATAGATGAGTTTAGAAGGATACTTAAAAACTATGAAAATGCGCTTAATAAGCCGCTTTTTTTTATCGATGAGATTCACCGTCTAAGCAAGACTCAGCAAGAAGCACTTTTGGTTCCGATGGAAAATTATAACGCCATAATCATCGGAGCAAGCACGGAAAACCCATACTTTACATTAAGTTCTGGTATCAGAAGCCGCTCGATGCTATTTGAATTTGCTCCGCTTAAAAGAGCTGATTTTGAGAAGTTGCTTAGCCGCGTTAGAAATGAAGTTGAGTTTGAAATCGATGATGAGGCGTGCGAGTATCTATTTAAAAGTAGCGGTGGTGACGCACGCGGGCTTTTAAATTTACTTGAATTTGCGTTAAATTTAAGCCCTAGCATAACTCTTGAAAATTTAAAAATACTTCGTGCTAACGCAGTTAGTGAAGGAGTTAGTGAAGATGATACGCACTACCACTTGGCAAGTGCTTTTATAAAAAGCATACGAGGAAGCGATGAAAACGCCTCCATATATTATCTTGCAAGGCTTATTGACGCTGGCGAAAGCGCTGACTTTATAGCTAGAAGGATGGTGATATTTGCAAGTGAAGATGTGGGTAACGCTAACCCAAATGCGCTAAATTTGGCTACTAACACGCTATTAGCAGTTAGTAAAATTGGCTACCCTGAAGCCAGAATCATCCTAAGCCAATGCGCTATCTATCTAGCTTGTTCACCGAAGTCAAATTCAAGCTATAAAGCGATAAATTCGGCTTTGAAATATGTAAAGACCGAAGCTACTTTGAAAATCCCTCTATATCTTATAAATACCGCTCCTGAAGCCAGAGACTATCTTTATCCGCATAGTTTTGGCGGTTGGGTCGAGCAAAAATACCTAGAAGAACCGCTTAAATTTTATAAAAGTAACGGCATAGGATTTGAAAAAACTCTTGAAGAATGGCTTGAGAAATTAAAGCATAAAATTAACTCGAAATAA
- the ung gene encoding uracil-DNA glycosylase gives MQIDINNVQIEAGWKEALKEEFLSPYFAQIKQNLISALRLGRVYPPNSLIFNAFNLTPFDKVKVVILGQDPYHGAGQAMGLSFSVPNGVRVPPSLVNIYKEIYDDLGISEPNSGDLTYWAKQGVLLLNATLTVGAGQANSHANFGWQEFTDAAIRVVSDKKENVVFMLWGNPAKAKMPLIDANKHLVLTAAHPSPLARGAFFGSRHFSKCNDYLVSKGMSAIDWDLNNYNIIRKNNA, from the coding sequence ATGCAGATAGATATCAATAACGTTCAGATTGAAGCGGGTTGGAAAGAGGCTCTTAAGGAGGAGTTTTTAAGTCCGTACTTCGCTCAGATAAAACAAAATTTGATAAGTGCTTTGAGATTAGGCAGGGTCTATCCGCCAAATTCGCTTATATTTAACGCTTTTAATCTAACGCCTTTTGATAAAGTGAAAGTCGTAATTCTCGGGCAAGATCCATATCATGGTGCAGGTCAGGCTATGGGGCTTAGTTTTAGCGTGCCAAACGGAGTGCGAGTGCCGCCGAGTCTGGTTAATATCTATAAAGAAATTTACGATGATCTTGGGATCAGCGAGCCGAATTCGGGCGATCTTACTTACTGGGCGAAGCAAGGGGTGTTGCTTCTTAATGCGACTTTGACGGTTGGGGCAGGGCAAGCAAATTCGCATGCAAATTTTGGCTGGCAGGAATTTACCGATGCTGCTATAAGAGTCGTTAGCGATAAAAAAGAAAATGTAGTATTTATGCTTTGGGGAAATCCCGCAAAGGCGAAAATGCCGCTTATAGATGCTAACAAACACCTTGTACTAACGGCCGCTCATCCGAGTCCGTTAGCTCGTGGCGCGTTCTTTGGTTCGCGTCATTTTTCAAAGTGTAACGACTATCTTGTTAGCAAAGGCATGAGCGCGATTGATTGGGATTTGAATAATTATAATATTATAAGGAAAAATAATGCTTAA
- a CDS encoding YbaK/EbsC family protein, whose protein sequence is MSERILNKIITLLNENKADFRVVNHEPAATSEASAKARGTLIGQGAKAIVCVIKGVSPQISTTIKESSEADQTRLSSSLKNSKHYVLAVLPADYKANLEAITCEFDGTKTSLASPAEVSELTDCVIGSVPPFSFHERLELIVDSKLFERFDEIAFNAGLLDRSIILNTKDYKRIVKPRIVNFATI, encoded by the coding sequence ATGTCAGAGCGAATTTTGAATAAAATCATCACTCTTTTAAACGAAAACAAAGCTGATTTTAGAGTCGTAAATCACGAGCCTGCAGCTACCTCAGAGGCCTCAGCTAAAGCACGCGGCACGCTCATAGGACAGGGAGCAAAGGCTATTGTGTGCGTGATAAAAGGAGTCAGTCCGCAAATTTCAACCACAATCAAAGAAAGCTCTGAAGCGGATCAAACACGTCTAAGTAGTTCTCTTAAAAACTCAAAACATTATGTTTTAGCAGTTCTTCCTGCGGATTATAAAGCGAATTTAGAGGCTATTACTTGCGAATTTGACGGCACTAAAACCTCTTTGGCAAGTCCTGCGGAAGTTAGCGAACTTACAGATTGCGTTATCGGCTCGGTTCCTCCCTTTAGTTTTCATGAAAGACTTGAGCTGATCGTTGATAGCAAGCTGTTTGAGAGGTTTGACGAGATAGCCTTTAACGCGGGCTTGCTTGATCGCTCCATCATCTTAAACACAAAAGACTATAAGCGAATAGTAAAGCCACGAATCGTGAATTTTGCCACTATTTAA